One candidate division TA06 bacterium B3_TA06 genomic region harbors:
- a CDS encoding DDE transposase has protein sequence RGAAGKVPVFGMLERAGKVVVEVVPDVKEKTLMGLITKTIEPGSLTYSDGFSSHSSLIVNGYKHVRIDHDKEFTNGKAHINSIESFWAYAKERLAKYHGISPLKLYLYLKELEFRFNNRQAVDLFELINSQLVKLLRCYG, from the coding sequence GTCGTGGAGCAGCTGGTAAGGTTCCGGTATTTGGTATGCTGGAACGTGCAGGCAAGGTCGTGGTTGAGGTAGTGCCTGACGTTAAGGAGAAGACATTAATGGGTCTTATTACCAAGACTATAGAACCGGGCAGTTTGACCTACAGCGATGGTTTCAGCAGTCACAGTTCACTGATCGTCAACGGCTATAAGCACGTCCGTATTGACCACGATAAAGAGTTCACCAACGGTAAGGCACACATCAACAGCATAGAAAGTTTCTGGGCTTATGCCAAGGAAAGACTGGCCAAATATCATGGTATTTCGCCTCTAAAACTGTATCTTTACTTGAAGGAGTTGGAATTCAGGTTCAATAACAGGCAAGCTGTTGATTTATTTGAACTTATCAACTCGCAGCTTGTCAAATTGCTCCGCTGTTATGGATAA